A genomic segment from Nocardia cyriacigeorgica GUH-2 encodes:
- a CDS encoding flavin-containing monooxygenase, translated as MSAAAKPLDVAVIGAGFAGIGVAIRLRQRGITDFAVLERDTRVGGTWRDNTYPGAACDIPSRLYSYSFAPNPAWSQTYSGSAEILGYIESMVDQFGVRPHIRFGHTVTGLDYDEDAGLWSIAIAGRKRSLRARAVVIASGPLSNASFPAIEGLDDFAGHKIHSARWDHDYDFAGKKVAVVGTGASAVQIVPELVQQAGSVTVFQRTPGWVLPRVNRETTATTKELYRRLPLAQTLAREAWFWGHESVALGVVWSSPLTRVVEQVSRLHLRTQVRDPWLRRQLTPEFRAGCKRLLMSNDYYPALQADNCSLITWPIVRLVPEGIQTAEGIVHSADCIVFATGFDVSKAGAPIPVTGRDGRTLDEEWRRGAYAYKSVAVAGYPNMFLTFGPNSGPGHNSALVYMEAQIDYITQAIGILLRRDLRAMEVDRVRQDRYNARLQRRLAATTWNSGCRSWYLTEDGFNATMYPGFGTQYVRQLAQVDLDDYVLTPRVQARALAASGARAG; from the coding sequence ATGAGCGCGGCAGCCAAGCCACTGGACGTGGCGGTCATCGGGGCGGGTTTCGCCGGCATCGGGGTGGCGATCCGGTTGCGTCAGCGCGGCATCACCGACTTCGCGGTGCTCGAACGCGATACCCGGGTGGGCGGCACCTGGCGCGACAACACCTATCCCGGAGCCGCCTGCGATATTCCGTCGCGGCTGTATTCCTACAGTTTCGCGCCGAATCCGGCGTGGTCGCAGACCTATTCGGGCAGCGCCGAGATCCTGGGCTACATCGAGTCCATGGTCGACCAGTTCGGGGTGCGGCCGCATATCCGGTTCGGGCACACCGTGACCGGGCTGGACTACGACGAGGACGCCGGCCTGTGGTCCATCGCGATCGCCGGACGCAAGCGCTCACTGCGCGCGCGGGCCGTGGTGATCGCCTCCGGGCCGCTGTCCAATGCCAGCTTCCCCGCAATCGAGGGTCTCGACGACTTCGCCGGGCACAAGATCCACAGCGCCCGCTGGGATCACGACTACGACTTCGCGGGCAAGAAGGTGGCCGTGGTCGGCACCGGCGCCAGTGCGGTGCAGATCGTGCCGGAGCTCGTGCAGCAGGCCGGTTCGGTGACGGTGTTCCAGCGCACGCCGGGCTGGGTCCTGCCGCGCGTCAACCGCGAGACCACGGCCACGACGAAGGAGCTGTACCGGCGGTTGCCGCTGGCCCAGACGCTGGCGCGGGAGGCCTGGTTCTGGGGGCACGAGTCGGTCGCACTCGGTGTGGTGTGGTCGAGTCCGCTGACCCGGGTGGTCGAGCAGGTATCGCGGCTGCATCTGCGGACGCAGGTGCGCGACCCGTGGCTGCGCCGCCAGCTCACCCCCGAATTCCGGGCCGGCTGCAAACGTTTGCTGATGAGCAACGACTACTACCCCGCGCTCCAGGCCGACAACTGCTCGCTGATCACCTGGCCGATCGTGCGGCTGGTACCCGAAGGCATCCAGACCGCCGAAGGCATCGTGCACAGCGCCGACTGCATCGTCTTCGCCACCGGATTCGATGTGTCCAAGGCCGGCGCACCGATCCCGGTGACCGGACGCGATGGCCGCACGCTCGACGAGGAATGGCGCCGCGGTGCCTACGCCTACAAGAGCGTCGCGGTGGCGGGCTACCCGAATATGTTCCTCACCTTCGGCCCGAACTCCGGGCCTGGCCACAATTCGGCGCTGGTGTACATGGAGGCGCAGATCGACTACATCACCCAGGCGATCGGCATCCTGCTGCGCCGCGACCTGCGGGCGATGGAGGTCGACCGGGTCCGGCAGGACCGCTACAACGCCCGGCTGCAACGCCGGCTGGCCGCGACGACCTGGAATTCCGGCTGCCGCAGCTGGTATCTCACCGAGGACGGGTTCAACGCGACCATGTATCCGGGGTTCGGCACGCAGTATGTGCGGCAGCTCGCGCAGGTGGATCTCGACGATTACGTGCTCACGCCACGGGTGCAGGCACGGGCGCTCGCGGCGAGTGGGGCGCGGGCCGGATAG
- a CDS encoding SDR family NAD(P)-dependent oxidoreductase, whose product MWPFSTDRTRNAKAVVTGAGSGIGRAFALELAARGGEVVCADIDKDRADETVRLIERRHGRPAHAFFCDVAQRADVQRLADFAEEVFAGPPTVVVNNAGVGIGGKPVGDIGFDDWDWALGINLWGVVHGCEIFAPRLRAAGRGGIVNVASAAGFAAAPGMAVYNTSKAAVLSLSETMYAELAGSGVAVTALCPTFVKTNVVTDGRITSGPSRLADQLMRWTGFAPQRVAADALDALDRGRLYVLPQLDARLVWQLKRTFPATYATALGLLNRLLPQGETSKTTDLDHTGA is encoded by the coding sequence ATGTGGCCTTTCAGCACCGACCGCACGCGAAACGCGAAGGCGGTCGTCACCGGAGCGGGCAGCGGCATCGGCCGGGCCTTCGCCCTCGAACTCGCCGCACGTGGTGGCGAGGTGGTGTGTGCCGATATCGACAAGGATCGCGCCGATGAGACCGTGCGGCTGATCGAACGCCGCCACGGCCGACCCGCCCATGCGTTCTTCTGCGATGTGGCCCAGCGCGCCGATGTGCAGCGGCTGGCCGACTTCGCCGAGGAGGTGTTCGCCGGACCGCCGACGGTGGTGGTGAACAACGCCGGGGTCGGCATCGGCGGAAAACCGGTCGGCGACATCGGATTCGACGACTGGGACTGGGCCCTCGGCATCAACCTGTGGGGTGTGGTGCACGGCTGCGAGATCTTCGCACCGCGCCTGCGCGCCGCGGGGCGGGGCGGCATCGTCAATGTCGCCTCGGCCGCGGGTTTCGCGGCTGCTCCCGGTATGGCGGTGTACAACACCTCCAAGGCCGCGGTGCTGTCGCTATCGGAAACCATGTACGCCGAACTCGCGGGCAGCGGCGTCGCGGTGACGGCGCTGTGCCCGACCTTCGTCAAGACCAACGTGGTCACCGACGGCCGGATCACCTCCGGCCCCTCCCGGCTGGCCGATCAGCTCATGCGCTGGACCGGATTCGCCCCCCAACGCGTCGCCGCCGACGCCCTCGACGCCCTCGACCGCGGCCGCCTCTACGTGCTGCCGCAGCTGGACGCGCGGCTGGTGTGGCAGCTCAAGCGCACCTTCCCCGCCACCTACGCCACCGCACTCGGCCTGCTCAATCGCCTTCTGCCACAGGGCGAGACGAGCAAGACCACCGACCTCGACCACACAGGAGCCTGA
- a CDS encoding alpha/beta hydrolase, whose product MVTTKSTATLPRPVPRSASVRTRIAATGSVLSIRQINGILPPTRWGIGTGRGLIATVMALGGPPIPGTTTIPVRAAGVRGEMVRAPGVPLGERVIYYVHGSGYVICSARTHRGLASRLSSVTGLPVFVVDYRLAPEHRFPAAADDVAAGYRWLLANGYAAENIVMGGDSAGCHLTLDLLLENARTGTAQPAGAFMFSPLMDLTLTAAETLDRRRPDPMAPAPVGRRMIQLYTRDEPADSARLRLTIPPGVSLPPLFVQAAAGEMLADDARHLHEMATATGNSCRLELWPGRIHVFQALPLIVPEASAALRRTAAFVSEVLAQAEEPRRERVS is encoded by the coding sequence ATGGTGACAACGAAGTCAACGGCGACTTTGCCACGCCCGGTCCCCCGGTCCGCGTCCGTACGGACGCGTATCGCGGCCACCGGATCGGTTCTGAGCATCCGGCAGATCAATGGCATCCTGCCGCCCACCCGATGGGGCATCGGCACAGGTCGCGGCCTGATCGCCACGGTCATGGCGCTGGGCGGGCCACCCATTCCCGGCACCACCACGATTCCGGTGCGCGCGGCCGGCGTCCGCGGCGAGATGGTGCGGGCGCCCGGTGTGCCGCTGGGTGAGCGGGTGATCTATTACGTACACGGCAGTGGGTATGTGATCTGCTCGGCGCGCACCCATCGCGGGCTGGCCTCGCGGCTGTCGTCGGTGACCGGGCTGCCGGTCTTCGTCGTCGACTACCGGCTGGCCCCCGAGCACCGTTTTCCCGCCGCCGCCGACGACGTGGCCGCCGGTTACCGGTGGCTGCTGGCCAACGGGTACGCCGCCGAGAACATCGTGATGGGCGGCGACTCGGCCGGCTGTCACCTCACCCTCGATCTGCTGCTGGAGAACGCCCGGACCGGGACGGCGCAGCCCGCCGGGGCCTTCATGTTCTCGCCGCTGATGGACCTCACGTTGACCGCGGCCGAAACGCTGGACCGGCGTCGCCCGGATCCGATGGCGCCCGCACCGGTCGGGCGCCGGATGATCCAGCTCTACACCCGCGACGAGCCCGCGGATTCGGCCCGGCTGCGCCTGACCATCCCTCCCGGCGTGTCACTGCCACCGCTGTTCGTCCAGGCCGCCGCCGGGGAGATGCTCGCCGACGACGCCCGCCACCTGCACGAGATGGCCACCGCGACCGGCAATTCCTGCCGGCTGGAGCTGTGGCCCGGCCGCATCCACGTCTTCCAGGCGCTGCCGCTGATCGTGCCCGAGGCGAGCGCGGCGCTGCGCCGGACCGCGGCCTTCGTCAGCGAGGTACTGGCGCAGGCCGAGGAGCCGCGACGTGAGCGGGTGAGTTGA
- a CDS encoding PhzF family phenazine biosynthesis protein: protein MEVLLHQIDAFADAPFSGNPAAVMPLPSWLPDALLQHLAEENNLAETAFYTPELPAEAGPPPGDWPAFHLRWFTPRVEVDMCGHATLASAAQILTDIQPGADRVSFYTRSGWLHVDRTDDDEYVLDLPVVPSIETDPDPVLVAALGVRPVRAYTGADAVIVVGSEQEVRSLRPALDRFPPLPRGAIVTARGEDVDVVSRFFGPGVGVPEDPVTGSAHAQLVPLWSRELGRTTMTARQLSRRGGLLRCELVGDRVLLIGRCRRYLDGVVTLPDD from the coding sequence ATGGAGGTTCTGCTGCATCAGATCGACGCGTTCGCCGACGCACCGTTCTCGGGTAATCCGGCCGCGGTGATGCCGTTGCCGAGCTGGCTGCCCGATGCGCTGTTGCAACACCTGGCCGAGGAGAACAACCTCGCCGAGACCGCCTTCTATACCCCCGAGTTACCCGCCGAGGCGGGCCCGCCGCCGGGTGACTGGCCCGCCTTCCACCTGCGCTGGTTCACCCCGCGGGTGGAGGTGGACATGTGCGGGCACGCGACGCTGGCCAGCGCGGCGCAGATCCTCACCGATATCCAGCCCGGCGCCGACCGGGTGAGCTTCTACACCCGCAGCGGCTGGCTGCACGTCGACCGCACCGACGACGACGAATACGTGCTCGACCTGCCGGTGGTGCCGTCGATCGAGACCGATCCCGATCCGGTTCTGGTGGCCGCGCTGGGTGTGCGGCCGGTGCGCGCCTACACCGGGGCGGACGCGGTCATCGTCGTCGGCAGTGAGCAGGAGGTACGCAGCCTGCGCCCGGCGCTGGACCGGTTTCCGCCGCTGCCGCGCGGCGCCATCGTCACCGCCCGCGGCGAGGACGTCGACGTCGTGTCCCGGTTTTTCGGGCCCGGGGTCGGTGTGCCCGAGGATCCGGTGACCGGTTCGGCGCATGCGCAACTGGTGCCGCTGTGGAGTCGCGAACTCGGCCGCACCACGATGACGGCCCGGCAGCTGTCCCGGCGGGGCGGGCTGCTGCGGTGCGAACTCGTCGGCGACCGGGTGCTGCTGATCGGCCGGTGCCGGCGCTACCTCGATGGGGTGGTCACGCTGCCGGACGACTGA
- a CDS encoding maleylpyruvate isomerase family mycothiol-dependent enzyme — protein sequence MDPDLISAWLREERLAFADFFDQLTPGEWQRESLCAGWTVHDVLAHITTVDTLGSTVVGLIRTGGNWDRMNAEEARRVSARHRPDELIARLRASAGSTRRSPGAAPADPLVDIIVHEQDVARPLGRTLHTAPERVAHALDHVLASRFYGARKRVRGLRLTATDADWTYGDGPEQVRAPVIDLLFLATGREFSRT from the coding sequence ATGGACCCTGATCTGATCTCGGCGTGGTTGCGGGAGGAACGGCTGGCCTTCGCCGACTTCTTCGACCAGCTGACGCCCGGGGAATGGCAGCGCGAATCCTTGTGCGCGGGCTGGACCGTCCACGATGTGCTCGCTCACATCACCACGGTCGACACCCTCGGATCCACCGTCGTCGGCCTGATCCGGACCGGGGGCAATTGGGATCGGATGAATGCCGAGGAGGCGCGGCGAGTATCGGCGCGCCACCGCCCCGACGAGCTGATCGCGCGGCTGCGGGCCTCGGCGGGGTCGACGCGACGCTCACCCGGCGCAGCACCGGCCGACCCGCTGGTGGACATCATCGTCCACGAACAAGACGTGGCCCGCCCGCTCGGCCGCACCCTGCACACAGCGCCCGAACGCGTCGCCCACGCCCTGGACCACGTGCTGGCCAGCCGGTTCTACGGCGCCCGCAAACGCGTGCGCGGCCTGCGGCTGACGGCGACAGACGCGGACTGGACCTACGGCGACGGCCCGGAGCAGGTGCGCGCGCCGGTGATCGACCTACTGTTCCTGGCGACCGGTCGCGAGTTCTCCCGTACCTGA
- the acs gene encoding acetate--CoA ligase, with protein sequence MTTVTVDHLDSPAAYPPPADFAANANAGAALYDRAAADRLEFWAEQARRLHWDRPWSQVLDWSNAPYAEWFAGGTLNVAYNCVDRHVLDGHGDQVAIHWEGEPGDSRSITYRELLAEVSKAANYFTELGLVAGDRVAIYMPMVPEAIVAMLACARLGLTHSVVFAGFSPAALRQRVDDAGARLVVTTDGQWRRGKPAPLKAAVDEALGAAGETTVEHVLVVRRTEIDTPWTEGRDLWWHETVAQASPEHEAQAFDAEHPLFILYTSGTTGKPKGILHTSGGYLTQTAYTHHYAFDHKPGADVYWCTADIGWVTGHSYIVYGPLANRATQVVYEGTPNSPDEHRHFEIIEKYGVTIYYTAPTLIRTFMKWGRQIPDAHDLSSIRLLGSVGEPINPEAWRWYREVIGAGTAPIVDTWWQTETGSIMISPLPGVTATKPGAAMAPLPGISARVVDDDGAGLDRDRSGLLVLDQPWPSMLRGIWNDPQRFQETYWDRFRESGWYFAGDGARLDADGDLWVLGRVDDVMNVSGHRISTAEVESALVSHRAVAEAAVVGASDATTGQAIVAFAILTAEAGAGEPDRDALIAQLKAEVAQQISPIARPRDIHLVPELPKTRSGKIMRRLLRDVAEGRELGDTSTLVDPAVFESIARG encoded by the coding sequence TTGACCACCGTCACCGTCGACCATCTCGACAGCCCCGCCGCCTACCCGCCGCCCGCCGACTTCGCCGCGAACGCCAATGCCGGTGCCGCCCTGTACGACCGGGCGGCCGCGGACCGGCTCGAATTCTGGGCCGAACAGGCCCGCCGGCTGCACTGGGACCGGCCGTGGAGCCAGGTGCTGGATTGGAGCAACGCGCCGTACGCGGAGTGGTTTGCCGGCGGCACCCTCAATGTGGCCTACAACTGCGTCGACCGGCATGTGCTCGACGGCCACGGCGATCAGGTCGCCATCCATTGGGAAGGTGAGCCGGGCGATTCCCGCTCGATCACCTACCGCGAGCTGCTGGCGGAGGTCAGCAAGGCTGCGAACTACTTCACCGAGCTGGGGCTGGTCGCCGGGGATCGGGTCGCCATCTACATGCCGATGGTGCCGGAGGCGATCGTGGCGATGCTCGCGTGTGCGCGGCTGGGCCTGACGCATTCGGTGGTGTTCGCCGGTTTCTCGCCGGCCGCGCTGCGCCAGCGCGTCGACGATGCCGGCGCGCGGCTGGTGGTGACCACCGACGGGCAGTGGCGGCGCGGTAAGCCCGCACCGCTGAAGGCTGCGGTGGACGAAGCACTGGGCGCGGCCGGCGAGACCACCGTCGAACACGTCCTGGTGGTGCGCCGCACCGAGATCGACACTCCGTGGACCGAGGGCCGGGACCTGTGGTGGCACGAGACCGTCGCGCAGGCCTCCCCCGAACACGAAGCCCAAGCCTTCGACGCCGAACACCCGCTGTTCATCCTCTACACCTCCGGCACCACCGGAAAACCCAAAGGCATCCTGCACACCAGCGGCGGCTACCTCACCCAGACCGCCTACACCCACCACTACGCCTTCGACCACAAACCCGGCGCCGACGTCTACTGGTGCACCGCCGACATCGGCTGGGTCACCGGCCACAGCTACATCGTCTACGGCCCCCTCGCCAACCGCGCCACCCAGGTCGTCTACGAGGGCACACCCAACTCGCCGGACGAGCACCGGCATTTCGAGATCATCGAAAAGTACGGCGTCACCATCTATTACACGGCGCCCACTTTGATCCGGACGTTCATGAAGTGGGGCAGGCAGATTCCGGACGCGCACGACCTGTCCTCGATCCGCCTGCTGGGTTCGGTCGGTGAGCCGATCAATCCGGAGGCCTGGCGGTGGTACCGCGAGGTGATCGGCGCGGGCACGGCGCCCATCGTCGATACCTGGTGGCAGACCGAGACCGGGTCGATCATGATCTCGCCGCTGCCCGGCGTCACCGCCACCAAACCGGGTGCGGCCATGGCACCGCTGCCCGGCATCTCGGCCCGGGTCGTCGACGACGACGGCGCCGGACTCGACCGTGACCGGTCCGGCCTGCTGGTGCTCGATCAGCCGTGGCCGTCGATGCTGCGCGGCATCTGGAACGATCCGCAACGGTTCCAGGAGACCTACTGGGACCGGTTCCGCGAATCCGGCTGGTATTTCGCCGGTGACGGCGCCCGCCTGGACGCCGACGGCGACCTGTGGGTGCTGGGCCGCGTCGACGACGTCATGAATGTCTCCGGCCACCGCATCTCCACCGCCGAAGTGGAGTCGGCGCTGGTCTCCCACCGCGCCGTCGCCGAAGCCGCCGTGGTGGGCGCCAGCGATGCCACCACCGGCCAGGCCATCGTCGCCTTCGCCATCCTCACCGCCGAGGCCGGCGCCGGCGAGCCGGACCGCGACGCACTGATCGCCCAGCTGAAAGCCGAAGTGGCCCAGCAGATCAGCCCGATCGCCCGGCCGCGCGATATCCACCTGGTACCGGAGCTGCCCAAGACCCGCAGCGGCAAGATCATGCGCCGGCTGCTGCGCGATGTGGCCGAGGGCCGCGAACTCGGCGACACCTCCACCCTGGTCGACCCGGCGGTGTTCGAGTCCATCGCCCGCGGGTAA